A part of Ammospiza caudacuta isolate bAmmCau1 chromosome 7, bAmmCau1.pri, whole genome shotgun sequence genomic DNA contains:
- the CDC20 gene encoding cell division cycle protein 20 homolog isoform X1: MLRSGRGGRAEAARSRTMAQFLFEADLHGLLKLDTPIPNAPPARWQRKAKESGPGPSPVGVSPMKPANRSHSSSKTPSKTPGKSGSKIQSTPTKPGGDRYIPNRSTMQMEMANFLLTKENDPAEDSPTKKEQQKAWAVNLNGFDVEEAKILRLSGKPQNAPEGYQNNLKVLYSQKMTPGSSRKTSRYIPSNPDRILDAPEIRNDYYLNLIDWSSQNFLAVALDNSVYLWNHDTGEIIQLLQMEHPDVYISSVSWIKEGNYLAVGTSSAEVQLWDVQQQKRLRNMTSHCARVGTLSWNSYILSSGARNGHIHHHDVRVAEHHVATLAGHTQEVCGLKWSLDGRYLASGGNDNLVNVWPCTQGGGGDFAPIQTFTQHQGAVKAVAWCPWQTNVLATGGGTSDRHIRIWNVCSGACLSTVDTHSQVCSILWSTNYKELISGHGFAQNQLVIWKYPTMAKVAELQGHTARILNLTMSPDGTTVASAAADETLRLWRCFEMDPIKKKEKEKANCAKSSIIHQSIR, translated from the exons ATGCTGCGGAGCGGGCGGGGTGGGCGAGCGGAGGCGGCGCGGTCGAG GACCATGGCGCAGTTCCTGTTCGAGGCGGACCTGCAcgggctgctgaagctggacaCGCCAATCCCGAACGCGCCGCCTGCGCGATGGCAGCGCAAGGCCAAGgagagcggccccgggcccagccCAGTCGGCGTGTCGCCCATGAAACCGGCCAAtcgctcccacagctccagcaagacGCCGTCCAAGACACCCG GTAAATCTGGATCCAAAATTCAAAGCACCCCCACAAAGCCTGGGGGGGATCGCTACATTCCCAACCGCAGCACTATGCAGATGGAGATGGCAAATTTCCTCCTAACCAAAGAAAATGACCCTGCTGAGGATTCCCCTACCAAGAAG GAGCAACAGAAAGCCTGGGCAGTGAATCTGAATGGGTTTGATGTAGAAGAGGCAAAGATCCTCCGCCTCAGtggaaaaccacagaatgctCCAGAAG GCTATCAGAATAACCTGAAAGTGCTTTATAGTCAGAAAATGAcacctggatccagcaggaagaCTAGCAGATACATTCCCTCAAACCCAGACCGGATTTTGGATGCACCAGAGATCCGCAACGACTACT ATCTGAATCTCATAGactggagctcccagaacttcctggcagtggctctggacAACTCTGTTTATCTGTGGAATCATGATACTGGGGAGATtatccagctgctgcagatggagcaTCCAGATGTGTACATTTCTTCTGTGTCATGGATTAAAGAAGGAAACTACCTTGCTGTCGGCACAAGTAGTGCTGAGGTTCAG CTATGGGACGTTCAGCAGCAGAAACGTCTCCGAAACATGACCAGCCATTGTGCCCGTGTGGGAACCCTCAGCTGGAACAGCTACATCCTCTCCAG TGGTGCACGGAATGGGCACATCCATCACCATGATGTCAGAGTGGCTGAACATCACGTGGCCACCCTTGCTGGCCACACACAGGAGGTGTGTGGACTCAAATGGTCTTTAGATGGGCGCTACCTGGCCAGTGGTGGCAACGACAATCTGGTGAACGTCTGGCCATGCACCCAAGGTGGGGGTGGAGACTTTGCTCCCATACAGACCTTCACTCAGCACCAGGGTGCTGTCAag GCTGTGGCGTGGTGCCCATGGCAGACGAATGTTCTAGCCACTGGAGGTGGCACTAGTGACAGACATATCCGCATCTGGAACGTCTGTTCTGGTGCCTGCCTCAGTACTGTTGATACCCATTCCCAG GTGTGTTCTATCTTATGGTCAACTAACTACAAGGAGCTGATTTCAGGCCATGGATTTGCACAAAATCAGCTAGTTATATGGAAATATCCAACAATGGCCAAAGTTGCAGAGCTGCAAG gCCATACTGCTAGAATCCTCAACCTGACCATGAGCCCGGATGGTACAACAGTGgcatcagcagctgctgatgaAACGCTGCGGCTCTGGCGCTGTTTCGAGATGGACCCCatcaagaagaaggagaaagagaaagcaaactGTGCCAAAAGCAGTATTATTCACCAGAGCATCCGCTGA
- the CDC20 gene encoding cell division cycle protein 20 homolog isoform X2 gives MAQFLFEADLHGLLKLDTPIPNAPPARWQRKAKESGPGPSPVGVSPMKPANRSHSSSKTPSKTPGKSGSKIQSTPTKPGGDRYIPNRSTMQMEMANFLLTKENDPAEDSPTKKEQQKAWAVNLNGFDVEEAKILRLSGKPQNAPEGYQNNLKVLYSQKMTPGSSRKTSRYIPSNPDRILDAPEIRNDYYLNLIDWSSQNFLAVALDNSVYLWNHDTGEIIQLLQMEHPDVYISSVSWIKEGNYLAVGTSSAEVQLWDVQQQKRLRNMTSHCARVGTLSWNSYILSSGARNGHIHHHDVRVAEHHVATLAGHTQEVCGLKWSLDGRYLASGGNDNLVNVWPCTQGGGGDFAPIQTFTQHQGAVKAVAWCPWQTNVLATGGGTSDRHIRIWNVCSGACLSTVDTHSQVCSILWSTNYKELISGHGFAQNQLVIWKYPTMAKVAELQGHTARILNLTMSPDGTTVASAAADETLRLWRCFEMDPIKKKEKEKANCAKSSIIHQSIR, from the exons ATGGCGCAGTTCCTGTTCGAGGCGGACCTGCAcgggctgctgaagctggacaCGCCAATCCCGAACGCGCCGCCTGCGCGATGGCAGCGCAAGGCCAAGgagagcggccccgggcccagccCAGTCGGCGTGTCGCCCATGAAACCGGCCAAtcgctcccacagctccagcaagacGCCGTCCAAGACACCCG GTAAATCTGGATCCAAAATTCAAAGCACCCCCACAAAGCCTGGGGGGGATCGCTACATTCCCAACCGCAGCACTATGCAGATGGAGATGGCAAATTTCCTCCTAACCAAAGAAAATGACCCTGCTGAGGATTCCCCTACCAAGAAG GAGCAACAGAAAGCCTGGGCAGTGAATCTGAATGGGTTTGATGTAGAAGAGGCAAAGATCCTCCGCCTCAGtggaaaaccacagaatgctCCAGAAG GCTATCAGAATAACCTGAAAGTGCTTTATAGTCAGAAAATGAcacctggatccagcaggaagaCTAGCAGATACATTCCCTCAAACCCAGACCGGATTTTGGATGCACCAGAGATCCGCAACGACTACT ATCTGAATCTCATAGactggagctcccagaacttcctggcagtggctctggacAACTCTGTTTATCTGTGGAATCATGATACTGGGGAGATtatccagctgctgcagatggagcaTCCAGATGTGTACATTTCTTCTGTGTCATGGATTAAAGAAGGAAACTACCTTGCTGTCGGCACAAGTAGTGCTGAGGTTCAG CTATGGGACGTTCAGCAGCAGAAACGTCTCCGAAACATGACCAGCCATTGTGCCCGTGTGGGAACCCTCAGCTGGAACAGCTACATCCTCTCCAG TGGTGCACGGAATGGGCACATCCATCACCATGATGTCAGAGTGGCTGAACATCACGTGGCCACCCTTGCTGGCCACACACAGGAGGTGTGTGGACTCAAATGGTCTTTAGATGGGCGCTACCTGGCCAGTGGTGGCAACGACAATCTGGTGAACGTCTGGCCATGCACCCAAGGTGGGGGTGGAGACTTTGCTCCCATACAGACCTTCACTCAGCACCAGGGTGCTGTCAag GCTGTGGCGTGGTGCCCATGGCAGACGAATGTTCTAGCCACTGGAGGTGGCACTAGTGACAGACATATCCGCATCTGGAACGTCTGTTCTGGTGCCTGCCTCAGTACTGTTGATACCCATTCCCAG GTGTGTTCTATCTTATGGTCAACTAACTACAAGGAGCTGATTTCAGGCCATGGATTTGCACAAAATCAGCTAGTTATATGGAAATATCCAACAATGGCCAAAGTTGCAGAGCTGCAAG gCCATACTGCTAGAATCCTCAACCTGACCATGAGCCCGGATGGTACAACAGTGgcatcagcagctgctgatgaAACGCTGCGGCTCTGGCGCTGTTTCGAGATGGACCCCatcaagaagaaggagaaagagaaagcaaactGTGCCAAAAGCAGTATTATTCACCAGAGCATCCGCTGA
- the ELOVL1 gene encoding elongation of very long chain fatty acids protein 1, with protein MEGIVTMYQDFMKKADPRIADYPLMQSPFLVMGILLGYVYFVLSLGPRLMANRKPLNLKKFMVLYNFFLVGLSLYIVYEFLMAGWLTGYTWRCDPVDFSQDPKALRMVSVAWLFVFSKFIELTDTVIFVLRKKNEQVTFLHLFHHSVLPWSWWWGAKFGPGGMGSFHAMINSMVHVVMYFYYGLSAAGPAFQKYLWWKKHITAIQLAQFVIVSVHISQYYFMPNCQYQFPIFIHLIWIYGTIFFILFSNFWYQSYTKGKRLPRVAQQAAQHNGSSIHENGTVTNGKVKAN; from the exons ATGGAGGGGATTGTGACTATGTACCAGGACTTCATGAAGAAAGCAG ACCCCCGCATCGCTGACTACCCGCTGATGCAGTCCCCGTTCCTTGTGATGGGCATCCTTCTGGGATATGTCTACTTTGTCCTATCCCTGGGTCCTCGGCTAATGGCCAACAGGAAGCCTCTAAACCTGAAGAAGTTCATGGTGCTATACAACTTCTTTCTGGTGGGACTCTCCCTTTACATAGTCTATGAG TTCCTGATGGCAGGGTGGCTCACTGGGTACACCTGGCGATGTGACCCTGTGGACTTCTCACAGGACCCCAAGGCCCTCAGG ATGGTCAGTGTTGCTTGGCTCTTTGTTTTCTCCAAGTTCATTGAACTGACAGACACG GTCATCTTTGTCCTGCGGAAGAAGAATGAGCAGGTCACATTCCTGCACCTTTTCCACCACTCTGTTCTGCCATGGAGCTGGTGGTGGGGAGCCAAGTTTGGTCCAG GAGGAATGGGCTCGTTCCATGCCATGATCAACTCCATGGTGCATGTTGTCATGTATTTCTACTATGGGCTCTcagcagcaggacctgcctttcaGAAGTACCTGTGGTGGAAGAAGCACATCACAGCCATCCAGCTG GCACAGTTTGTGATTGTCTCCGTCCACATCTCCCAGTATTACTTCATGCCCAACTGCCAATACCAGTTCCCCATCTTCATCCACCTTATCTGGATTTATGGGACCAtcttcttcatcctcttctCCAACTTTTGGTACCAGTCCTACACCAAGGGCAAGCGGTTGCCCAGGGTGGCTCAACAAGCAGCCCAGCACAACGGTAGCAGCATCCATGAAAATGGCACTGTCACCAATGGCAAGGTCAAAGCCAACTAG